CTGAGGATTCATCAACGCATCCGGAGACGCCACAGAAGAGACCAGCCAGAAGCATCAGCCGGACTGCGGTCAGGATAGTACTATTCATCAGATCGCCTCCGTTCAAGAAACATTCTTTTTGTCATGATAATCATCCAGTTCCAGTGTATGCGAATATGAATGGCAGCCAGAATACAGAGTACAAGCCCGCTCCAGTCATGGATAAGCGTAATTTCCGGAAACGGCAGGGACTGGTATGTCAGCCCAAGCTTCGGGATGAGCCCCGGCCATTTTAATATTCCTGTCAGAGCACAGAGGATGAATGAGATGAGCATCCCCATATTGACGGCATAGAGAAGAGATCTCCGTTCCATGCTACTCACAAGAGATTCAAGGCAGGAGGAAGGGAGTTACTCCTTCCTGCGTTTCATCAGAACAATACCTGCACCAACCAGGAGAACCAATCCTCCCCCGATTACAGCGAACATCTTCATATTCAGGTGCCCCTCTTCAACCTCAACCTCAATAGGGCCGGACTCCCAGATAACAGCACCTGTGTCACGCTCAATCAACTGGAAGACGACATAGGTATCCCCTTCATGATCCCCATAAATGTGGACATGGTCCCCGTGATCCGAGACCCGGGCAAATCCTGCCGGAGCCCCGTCTGCAATCCGTGCGGACATCGCATAGGCTGCACCGGGGTTCCGGGTTCCATGGTAGAGCGGAATAACTGATCCGCTTTCATCGATATACCGTGCCATCAGCTCGATATCCTCGCCTTCATGGATATGCGGGAGCCCTCCATGCCAGTGATCATAATGGAAATCGGCAACAACTTTGCCGGTACTCCGGTCGATGATCTCAAGCTCCACAACAACCGGG
The sequence above is drawn from the Methanocalculus alkaliphilus genome and encodes:
- a CDS encoding DUF4405 domain-containing protein, which produces MERRSLLYAVNMGMLISFILCALTGILKWPGLIPKLGLTYQSLPFPEITLIHDWSGLVLCILAAIHIRIHWNWMIIMTKRMFLERRRSDE